One genomic region from Nocardia vinacea encodes:
- a CDS encoding DNA repair helicase XPB: MTDGPLIVQSDKTLLLEVDHELAGVARQAIAPFAELERAPEHVHTYRVTPLALWNARAAGHDAEQVVDALVSYSRYAVPQPLLVDIVDTMARYGRLQLVKHPAHGLMLVSLDRAVLEEVLRHKKIAPMLGARIDEDTVVVHPSERGRIKQMLLKIGWPAEDLAGYVDGEAHPIELDFTGGQWHLRDYQEMATDSFWAGGSGVVVLPCGAGKTMVGAAAMAKAQATTLILVTNTVAGRQWRRELLARTSLTEDEIGEYSGERKEIRPVTIATYQVITRRTKGEYKHLELFDSRDWGLVIYDEVHLLPAPVFRMTADLQSRRRLGLTATLVREDGREGDVFSLIGPKRYDAPWKDIEAQGWIAPADCIEVRVTLTDAERMAYATAEPEERYKLCSTARTKIPVVESILAQHKDAPTLVIGAYLDQLDELGVDLNAPVIQGSTKTKEREELFDAFRRGEIPVLVVSKVANFSIDLPEASVAVQVSGTFGSRQEEAQRLGRLLRPKHDGGQAHFYSVVARDTLDAEYAAHRQRFLAEQGYAYRITDADDLLGPAIG; the protein is encoded by the coding sequence GTGACCGACGGTCCGCTGATCGTTCAGAGTGACAAGACGCTGCTCTTGGAGGTCGACCACGAGTTGGCCGGGGTGGCGCGGCAGGCTATTGCGCCGTTCGCGGAATTGGAGCGGGCGCCGGAGCATGTGCACACCTATCGGGTGACGCCCCTGGCGCTGTGGAATGCGCGGGCCGCGGGGCATGACGCCGAGCAGGTGGTGGATGCCTTGGTCAGCTACTCGCGGTATGCGGTGCCGCAGCCGCTGCTGGTCGACATCGTGGACACCATGGCCAGGTACGGCCGGTTGCAGCTGGTGAAGCATCCGGCGCACGGGTTGATGCTGGTCAGTCTGGATCGCGCGGTGCTCGAGGAAGTGCTGCGGCACAAGAAGATCGCCCCGATGCTCGGCGCCCGCATCGATGAGGACACCGTGGTCGTGCATCCGTCCGAGCGTGGCCGGATCAAGCAGATGCTGCTGAAGATCGGCTGGCCGGCCGAGGATCTGGCGGGCTATGTCGACGGGGAGGCGCATCCGATCGAGCTGGATTTCACCGGCGGCCAGTGGCATCTGCGCGACTACCAGGAGATGGCGACCGATTCGTTCTGGGCCGGTGGTTCGGGTGTCGTGGTGCTGCCGTGTGGTGCGGGCAAGACGATGGTCGGCGCGGCCGCGATGGCCAAGGCGCAGGCCACGACGCTGATCCTGGTCACCAATACGGTGGCCGGACGGCAGTGGCGGCGTGAGCTGCTGGCCCGAACCTCGTTGACCGAGGACGAAATCGGCGAATACTCCGGCGAGCGCAAGGAGATCCGTCCGGTCACCATCGCCACCTATCAGGTCATCACCCGCCGCACCAAGGGCGAATACAAGCACCTCGAACTCTTCGACAGCCGCGATTGGGGCCTGGTCATCTATGACGAGGTGCACCTACTGCCCGCACCGGTCTTTCGGATGACCGCCGATCTGCAATCGCGGCGCAGGCTCGGTCTCACCGCGACCCTGGTGCGCGAGGACGGCCGCGAGGGCGATGTGTTCTCGCTGATCGGACCCAAGCGTTACGACGCGCCGTGGAAGGATATCGAGGCCCAGGGTTGGATCGCGCCCGCCGACTGCATCGAGGTTCGGGTGACCCTCACCGATGCCGAGCGGATGGCCTACGCCACCGCCGAGCCCGAAGAGCGCTACAAGCTCTGTTCGACCGCGCGCACGAAAATTCCTGTGGTGGAATCGATTCTGGCTCAGCACAAGGATGCGCCGACCTTGGTGATCGGCGCGTATCTGGATCAACTCGACGAACTCGGCGTCGATCTCAATGCGCCGGTAATTCAAGGTTCGACGAAAACCAAAGAGCGCGAAGAACTTTTCGATGCCTTCCGGCGCGGTGAGATTCCGGTGCTGGTGGTGAGCAAGGTCGCGAACTTTTCCATCGATTTGCCCGAAGCCTCTGTCGCGGTGCAGGTTTCGGGAACATTCGGTTCGCGTCAGGAAGAGGCACAACGGCTCGGTCGACTGTTGCGACCGAAACACGATGGTGGCCAAGCCCACTTCTATTCGGTCGTCGCACGTGACACCCTGGACGCCGAATATGCCGCGCACCGGCAGCGTTTCCTCGCCGAACAGGGTTACGCGTATCGCATTACGGATGCCGATGACTTGCTGGGGCCGGCCATCGGATAA
- a CDS encoding DUF3239 domain-containing protein encodes MRRFEFAVDRQHAHAVNEVFADLRRLRVMAVAAAVIAATGTAYLIWLNHPWAYLLAIAFALGAVVALWVAFWTPHRSSIDKLYADGELVAAVVSETHPSGVVLLALVDVSRPETPDPRYALVIRKVRDLPGHEKRAGERVPSVAVRTDRAPHQVGERWQSVSAMPIAWGTRDGTVIDRARAAISEVEWRLLADNLELADKVRRTSAKRLLLDPHQLPGDLGS; translated from the coding sequence GTGCGACGCTTCGAATTCGCGGTGGACCGGCAGCACGCCCATGCGGTCAACGAAGTCTTCGCCGACTTGCGACGACTGCGCGTCATGGCGGTCGCGGCCGCCGTCATCGCCGCGACCGGCACCGCGTATCTGATCTGGCTCAACCATCCGTGGGCCTATCTGCTGGCGATCGCATTCGCACTCGGCGCGGTCGTCGCGCTGTGGGTGGCGTTTTGGACACCGCACCGTTCCAGCATCGACAAGCTCTATGCCGACGGTGAACTGGTTGCCGCGGTCGTCTCCGAAACGCATCCGAGCGGGGTCGTGCTGCTCGCGCTGGTCGATGTCTCGAGACCGGAGACTCCCGATCCACGCTATGCGCTGGTCATCAGGAAGGTCAGGGATCTGCCGGGGCATGAGAAGCGCGCGGGTGAGCGGGTGCCGTCGGTCGCGGTGCGCACCGATCGGGCGCCGCATCAGGTCGGCGAGCGCTGGCAGTCGGTCAGCGCCATGCCGATCGCCTGGGGCACCCGCGACGGCACTGTCATCGATCGGGCGCGCGCGGCCATCAGCGAGGTCGAATGGCGGTTGCTCGCCGATAATCTGGAACTCGCCGACAAGGTGCGGCGCACCTCTGCCAAACGGTTGCTGCTCGACCCGCACCAGCTCCCCGGCGACCTGGGGTCCTGA
- a CDS encoding LysE family translocator, whose product MVPASNLLAFIAASIVIIVIPGPGVLFTIGRALALGRRAALVSVFGHSAGVFIALLLVSVGLGTLLAASALALTLVKFAGALYLMYLGIQAIRERKALRAALNAQLDPADAKVFRQSVLVGLTNPKAIVFFSAVLPHFAEPSAGSLQLQFLILGSIFLAIALVSDSAWGLLAASARTWFARSPQRLEAVGGAGGAMIFGLGASVALSGSAD is encoded by the coding sequence ATGGTTCCGGCGTCCAACCTGCTGGCTTTCATCGCCGCATCGATTGTCATCATCGTCATCCCCGGACCGGGCGTGCTATTCACCATCGGCCGGGCCCTCGCGCTCGGCCGCCGCGCCGCCTTGGTCTCGGTATTCGGTCATTCCGCGGGCGTTTTCATCGCGCTACTGCTGGTCTCGGTGGGCCTGGGCACCCTGCTCGCGGCCTCGGCGCTCGCACTCACCCTGGTCAAGTTCGCCGGTGCGCTCTATCTGATGTACCTCGGAATCCAGGCGATCCGCGAGCGCAAGGCGTTGCGGGCGGCGCTGAACGCGCAGCTCGACCCCGCCGATGCCAAGGTTTTTCGGCAGAGCGTCCTCGTCGGGCTGACCAATCCCAAGGCGATCGTCTTCTTCTCGGCGGTACTGCCGCATTTCGCCGAACCGTCGGCGGGTTCGCTGCAGTTGCAATTCCTGATCCTCGGCTCCATCTTCCTGGCGATCGCATTGGTCTCCGATAGCGCTTGGGGCCTGCTCGCCGCATCGGCTCGAACCTGGTTCGCGCGTTCGCCGCAACGACTGGAGGCGGTCGGCGGTGCGGGCGGTGCGATGATCTTCGGGCTCGGCGCGTCGGTGGCGCTCAGCGGTAGCGCCGACTGA
- a CDS encoding M1 family metallopeptidase, producing the protein MRWSGWLCAAVVGALLAAPVPVNADPLVGAPGLDDPYYPLDGNGGYDVGHYEVTIDYDPPSHQLTGTTTIDATATQPLRMFNLDFNGPNVRMVSVNNLPAAFDRNGEHELTVTPLLPLLPGLPFTVTVDYAGEARNTEGEGWTYSPSGGAFVSGEPHSATTWYPLNDTPLDKATFTLHASVPAEWEVVSNGVRTENAVAGAKRDVTWESHQPVLGYLTTVAIDHYSFLEQTRPNGTPLISAFAPNAERNRETEQRLPEIIDFEEALYGPYPFDAAGGIYVDADLEFSLETQTRPIYAPWTDLPTAVHEIAHQWWGDSVSVRQWSDICLNECFASYTADYLWPERMEGKDVDAAYRETIRKHRTDPKFWDIPLENPGVGNEFTSVYYRGPLFLHALRKQLGDDVFFTAVREFNAAHAHGNASMPEFRIFMQSKSLTDLTGFFDAWLNRTTMPPDEYLFPGALRG; encoded by the coding sequence ATGAGGTGGTCCGGCTGGTTGTGTGCGGCCGTGGTCGGCGCACTTCTCGCCGCCCCGGTTCCGGTGAACGCCGATCCGCTCGTCGGCGCGCCGGGTCTGGACGATCCGTACTACCCGCTGGACGGCAATGGCGGCTACGACGTCGGCCACTACGAGGTCACCATCGACTACGACCCGCCGAGCCATCAGCTCACCGGCACCACCACGATCGATGCCACCGCCACCCAGCCCTTGCGGATGTTCAATCTGGACTTCAACGGCCCGAACGTTCGCATGGTCTCGGTGAACAACCTGCCCGCCGCCTTCGACCGCAACGGCGAGCATGAACTGACCGTGACCCCGCTGCTGCCGCTGCTGCCCGGCCTGCCCTTCACCGTGACCGTCGACTACGCCGGGGAAGCCAGGAACACCGAGGGCGAGGGCTGGACCTATTCACCCAGCGGCGGCGCCTTCGTCTCGGGCGAACCGCATTCGGCCACCACCTGGTATCCGCTCAACGACACCCCGCTGGACAAGGCCACCTTCACCCTGCACGCGTCGGTTCCCGCGGAATGGGAGGTGGTTTCCAACGGTGTGCGCACCGAGAACGCGGTCGCCGGTGCGAAGCGCGACGTCACCTGGGAGTCGCATCAACCGGTACTCGGCTACCTGACCACGGTCGCAATCGATCACTACAGCTTCCTCGAACAGACCCGCCCCAACGGAACCCCGCTGATCAGCGCCTTCGCCCCGAATGCGGAGCGCAATAGGGAAACCGAGCAGCGCCTGCCCGAAATCATCGACTTCGAAGAGGCGCTCTACGGTCCCTATCCGTTCGACGCCGCGGGTGGCATCTACGTCGACGCGGATCTGGAGTTCTCGCTGGAGACCCAGACGCGTCCGATCTACGCACCGTGGACCGACCTGCCGACCGCGGTGCACGAAATAGCGCACCAATGGTGGGGTGATTCGGTTTCGGTGCGGCAATGGTCCGATATCTGCCTGAACGAATGCTTCGCCAGCTACACCGCCGACTATCTGTGGCCGGAGCGGATGGAGGGCAAGGACGTCGACGCGGCCTACCGCGAGACCATTCGGAAACATCGTACCGACCCGAAATTCTGGGATATTCCGCTGGAAAACCCGGGCGTCGGAAATGAATTCACCTCCGTCTACTATCGCGGCCCGTTGTTCCTGCACGCCTTGCGCAAACAACTCGGCGACGATGTGTTCTTCACGGCCGTCCGGGAATTCAATGCCGCCCATGCCCATGGCAACGCCTCGATGCCGGAGTTCCGCATTTTCATGCAGTCGAAATCCCTGACCGATCTGACCGGCTTCTTCGACGCCTGGTTGAACCGCACCACAATGCCCCCGGACGAGTATCTCTTCCCCGGCGCACTGCGCGGCTGA
- a CDS encoding LppU/SCO3897 family protein has translation MRLLARIVLALLAVGALVAVVTGCSALDNASKSDTAKAKVGDCINVTDSSSSATKSEPVDCSSPQAVYKVFQTADKKIECAAEYTTYTEDLVSGGQAYMCLAPNFKQGSCYADVGTNPYKYVDCSSSEATFKVVQRIDGQADELQCGADATSFVTVPDPKVTFCLGAAKG, from the coding sequence ATGAGGCTGCTGGCACGCATTGTGCTCGCCCTCCTGGCGGTGGGCGCATTGGTGGCCGTGGTGACCGGTTGTTCGGCGCTCGACAATGCAAGCAAGTCCGACACCGCCAAGGCGAAGGTCGGTGATTGCATCAATGTCACCGACAGTTCGTCATCGGCCACCAAGTCCGAGCCGGTCGACTGCTCGTCGCCGCAGGCGGTTTACAAGGTATTCCAGACCGCGGACAAGAAGATCGAATGCGCGGCCGAATACACCACCTACACCGAGGACCTGGTCAGTGGCGGCCAGGCCTACATGTGCCTCGCGCCGAACTTCAAGCAGGGCAGCTGCTACGCCGACGTCGGCACCAACCCGTACAAGTACGTGGACTGCTCCTCTTCCGAAGCCACCTTCAAGGTGGTGCAGCGCATCGACGGTCAGGCCGACGAATTGCAGTGTGGTGCCGACGCGACCAGCTTCGTGACCGTCCCGGACCCGAAGGTCACCTTCTGCCTCGGCGCAGCCAAGGGCTGA
- a CDS encoding helicase-associated domain-containing protein, which yields MTATDSLAGWLAARSDAQLVALLELRPDLAVPLPSSMAVLAARAEQRASVLRATDDLDTLEFAIVETLAVHRATGSGGRPMSRKALRVQLKDRVKVAAIDAALARLSDRALVWNDGDDLHLIPATAEALPWPIGSTTEIPDALTEPEVIAALAAISPAERALLDKLATTGPRGRTRDAAPGTPADRPIQQLLGRRLLHWIDEETVELPVTVGQVLRREPVTHPHALKPPEPTPTKHSPTEVNAVAAGEVGELLRHCADILEALGQAPAPALRAGGLGVRELRRIAKQTGIDEPRAGLLAELLAAAKLVEKGMPDPPPEFDSTDDFWAPTPAADGWRDAPPARRWVALAQAWLDLDRMPWMIGMRDANDKPLAALSIELRTPHAPRDRRTMLNLLAEYPTGTALAPTDIGRLLAWRQPRWRRHFRAEAVEHTLEEAAALGFVGRGALASPARALLHGSPTSVSDAEAEMESALPEPIDHVLVQADLTVIAPGPLTPELQSRVALVADIESAGAATVYRISDTSVRRALDAGMTAAELHTLFTTHSRTPIPQSLSYLIDDVARRHGQLRAGMAQSFVRSDDPALLAQVLSSPVASELALRAIAPTVAIAQAPLGELLERLRAAGFAPAGEDSAGTIVDLRPRGARIAVRPHARQPYRPTPPSTEQLTLLVAELRAGERAASARNGQAVRPDGTRTSTAATLALLQLAARVRRSVNIGYVDAQGVASQRVVEPLKVGNGQLDALDPVTGAIRHFTLHRIASVALLE from the coding sequence ATGACTGCGACCGATTCATTGGCCGGGTGGCTCGCGGCCCGCAGCGATGCGCAGCTGGTGGCCCTGCTCGAACTCCGGCCCGATCTGGCCGTGCCACTGCCCTCCTCCATGGCGGTGCTCGCGGCCCGCGCCGAGCAGCGCGCGTCGGTCCTGCGTGCCACCGATGACCTGGACACACTCGAGTTCGCGATCGTGGAAACCCTTGCGGTGCATCGGGCGACGGGTTCGGGCGGAAGGCCGATGAGTCGCAAGGCATTGCGCGTGCAGTTGAAAGATCGGGTGAAGGTCGCGGCGATCGATGCCGCGCTGGCCCGCCTATCCGATCGCGCGCTGGTCTGGAACGACGGTGACGACCTACATCTGATCCCGGCCACCGCCGAGGCGCTGCCGTGGCCGATCGGCAGCACCACCGAAATTCCGGATGCCCTGACCGAGCCCGAGGTGATCGCGGCCCTCGCGGCCATCTCCCCCGCCGAACGCGCGCTGCTGGACAAGCTGGCCACCACGGGTCCGCGCGGACGCACCAGGGACGCGGCTCCGGGCACACCGGCCGACCGCCCGATCCAGCAACTGCTCGGCCGCCGATTACTGCACTGGATCGACGAGGAGACGGTCGAACTCCCGGTCACCGTCGGTCAGGTGCTGCGCAGGGAGCCGGTGACCCATCCGCACGCGCTGAAACCGCCGGAGCCGACACCGACCAAGCACAGTCCCACCGAAGTGAATGCAGTCGCGGCGGGCGAAGTGGGCGAGCTACTGCGGCACTGCGCCGACATTCTGGAGGCGCTCGGCCAGGCGCCCGCGCCCGCATTGCGCGCGGGTGGGCTCGGAGTGCGGGAGTTGCGCCGCATCGCCAAACAGACCGGTATCGACGAACCGCGCGCCGGACTGCTCGCCGAACTGCTCGCCGCGGCCAAACTCGTCGAGAAGGGTATGCCGGACCCGCCACCGGAATTCGACTCCACCGACGACTTCTGGGCGCCCACACCGGCCGCCGACGGCTGGCGCGACGCACCGCCCGCGCGCCGCTGGGTGGCGCTGGCACAGGCCTGGCTGGACCTGGACCGCATGCCGTGGATGATCGGCATGCGCGATGCCAATGACAAACCGCTGGCGGCATTGTCGATCGAACTGCGCACCCCGCACGCGCCCCGCGACCGTCGTACGATGCTGAATCTGCTCGCCGAATATCCGACCGGCACCGCACTGGCCCCCACCGATATCGGCCGACTGCTGGCCTGGCGGCAACCGCGTTGGCGCAGGCACTTTCGCGCCGAGGCGGTCGAGCACACGCTGGAAGAGGCCGCGGCGCTCGGTTTCGTCGGACGCGGTGCGCTCGCCTCACCGGCGCGGGCGTTGCTGCACGGCTCGCCGACCAGCGTGTCCGATGCCGAGGCCGAGATGGAATCGGCGCTGCCCGAGCCCATCGATCATGTACTGGTCCAGGCGGATCTGACCGTCATCGCGCCCGGTCCGCTGACGCCGGAGTTACAGAGCCGGGTGGCACTCGTGGCCGATATCGAATCCGCCGGTGCGGCAACGGTTTACCGGATCAGCGACACATCGGTGCGACGTGCGCTGGATGCCGGGATGACCGCGGCCGAACTGCATACGCTGTTCACCACGCATTCCCGCACACCGATCCCGCAGTCGCTGTCCTATCTGATCGATGACGTCGCGCGCAGACACGGCCAACTACGGGCCGGTATGGCTCAGTCGTTCGTCCGCAGTGACGATCCGGCACTGCTCGCGCAGGTGCTGAGCTCGCCGGTGGCGAGCGAACTCGCGCTGCGGGCCATCGCACCCACCGTCGCCATTGCCCAGGCCCCGCTCGGCGAATTGCTCGAACGGTTGCGCGCGGCCGGATTCGCCCCGGCCGGTGAGGATTCCGCTGGCACCATTGTCGATCTGCGCCCACGCGGCGCCCGGATCGCGGTGCGCCCGCATGCCAGGCAGCCGTATCGCCCGACGCCGCCGAGCACCGAACAGCTGACACTGCTCGTAGCGGAGCTGCGCGCGGGTGAGCGAGCCGCCAGCGCCCGCAACGGCCAGGCGGTGCGCCCCGACGGCACCAGAACCAGTACCGCCGCAACCCTGGCGCTGCTGCAATTGGCGGCGCGGGTGCGGCGGTCGGTCAATATCGGTTATGTCGACGCCCAGGGCGTCGCGTCACAGCGCGTGGTCGAACCGCTGAAGGTCGGCAACGGCCAGCTCGACGCACTGGACCCGGTAACCGGCGCGATCCGGCATTTCACCTTGCACCGGATCGCGTCGGTCGCACTACTCGAGTAA
- a CDS encoding transglycosylase family protein produces the protein MSGRHRKPTSTGRTVAKVAVTGAIIGTAGVALAGNASAAPDQDWDRLAQCEAGGNWGINTGNGFQGGLQFSPSTWNAHGGGEYAATANQASREQQIAVAEKVLASQGWGAWPSCSSSLGLSSGSTPRTAPSSTETPRWNPGPAAPEQAAADPSQEVFSAIDRAVAVVQGQGVQIPQEALDFFNAAKGTQLDPAVVSFYEANKSMLPS, from the coding sequence ATGAGTGGACGCCATCGCAAGCCAACCTCCACCGGGCGCACCGTAGCCAAGGTCGCCGTCACCGGCGCGATCATCGGCACCGCAGGTGTGGCTCTGGCTGGAAACGCCAGCGCGGCACCCGATCAGGACTGGGATCGGCTCGCCCAGTGCGAGGCCGGCGGTAACTGGGGCATCAACACCGGCAACGGTTTCCAGGGCGGACTGCAGTTCTCGCCCAGCACCTGGAATGCCCACGGCGGCGGCGAATACGCCGCGACGGCCAACCAGGCCAGCCGCGAACAGCAGATCGCGGTCGCCGAGAAGGTCCTCGCCAGCCAGGGCTGGGGCGCTTGGCCCTCCTGCTCGTCCTCACTCGGCCTGAGCAGCGGATCCACACCGCGCACCGCCCCCTCCTCCACCGAGACCCCGCGCTGGAACCCGGGCCCGGCTGCTCCGGAGCAGGCCGCCGCGGACCCCAGCCAGGAGGTCTTCAGCGCGATCGACCGCGCCGTCGCCGTTGTACAGGGCCAGGGTGTGCAGATCCCGCAGGAAGCCCTCGATTTCTTCAATGCCGCCAAGGGCACTCAGCTCGACCCGGCAGTCGTGAGCTTCTACGAGGCGAACAAGAGCATGCTGCCCTCCTGA
- a CDS encoding cold-shock protein, whose protein sequence is MPTGRVKWYDVEKGFGFLSQDEGEDVYVRSSALPAGVDGLKPGQRVEFGMAAGRRGPQALSLKVLESPPSVRQGQERDRGAHKEPAARKHTPDELHGMVEDMITLLEAKVQPDLRKGRYPDRKTAQRISEVVRAVARELDH, encoded by the coding sequence GTGCCGACCGGCAGGGTGAAGTGGTACGACGTCGAAAAGGGCTTCGGCTTCCTTTCCCAGGACGAGGGTGAGGATGTCTATGTCCGTTCGTCCGCGCTGCCTGCCGGCGTCGATGGGCTCAAGCCCGGTCAGCGTGTCGAATTCGGCATGGCCGCCGGTCGCCGTGGGCCGCAGGCGCTGAGTCTGAAGGTGCTCGAATCGCCGCCCTCGGTCCGTCAGGGCCAGGAGCGCGATCGCGGTGCGCACAAGGAACCGGCCGCGCGCAAGCACACGCCGGACGAGCTGCACGGGATGGTCGAGGACATGATCACCCTGCTCGAGGCCAAGGTGCAGCCGGATCTGCGCAAGGGCAGGTATCCGGATCGCAAGACCGCGCAGCGCATTTCGGAAGTGGTGCGGGCGGTCGCGCGCGAACTCGATCACTGA
- a CDS encoding DUF2771 domain-containing protein yields the protein MSKPSTRTVVALCVAALLVFTVAFVGVLTVFVRNADHPDPTVTAYAHGKTVTVSPFLYCTVKMEDCKYGETVTLDVPAGYPLQLSLPKKIADAPWLAQLVYAMPTGEKVDRVVSRNDYPEGALAVTIDSKPEPELRLVGIELQLPILARDETGREFYVPHAAWSISTSP from the coding sequence GTGAGCAAGCCGAGTACCCGCACCGTCGTCGCGCTATGTGTGGCGGCCCTACTGGTGTTCACCGTCGCCTTCGTCGGCGTGTTGACGGTGTTCGTCCGCAACGCGGACCACCCCGACCCGACCGTCACCGCATACGCCCACGGCAAGACCGTCACGGTGTCCCCATTCCTGTACTGCACAGTGAAAATGGAGGACTGCAAGTACGGCGAGACCGTCACCCTGGACGTCCCCGCCGGATACCCGCTGCAGCTGTCGCTCCCGAAGAAGATCGCCGACGCGCCCTGGCTGGCGCAGCTGGTCTACGCCATGCCTACCGGCGAGAAGGTGGACCGGGTAGTGAGCCGCAACGACTACCCCGAGGGCGCACTCGCCGTCACCATCGATTCGAAGCCGGAGCCCGAATTGCGGCTCGTCGGTATCGAATTGCAGCTGCCGATCCTCGCGCGCGACGAAACCGGCCGCGAGTTCTACGTGCCGCACGCGGCTTGGTCGATCAGTACCTCGCCGTAG
- a CDS encoding MFS transporter — MTTPRDPSGSDRGPWDGEESPPIQRHPGYDRYPPPHNPPHRSSLPPLRPEPPQRREAPPTKPLPGGSAKPADPPPETEIPAEPQRVPRKLTVTRVAAMRGRELTSRGVATFQRAAKADGADKSGLTALTYATMANFALDAAIAVALANTLFFASATAESKTKVALYLLITIAPFAVIAPLIGPMLDRLQRGRRLALATSFALRVVVAVVLIIAFDSWALYPLALCMMIGSKSFSVLKSAVTPRVLPPEIDLVRTNSRLTVFGLVGGTIGAGAVAALAAAIAGSNGALVLAAAIAIAGTFLSLRIPRWVEVTEGEVPATLSYHAKTEVFSPATEATVPPRKRRQPLGRAVVTGLWGNSAIRVLTGFLTFYVAFVAKATEHGGWQQAAMLGVVGVAAAIGNFVGNATGARIELGKPSLIVLGCTAACCAVALLAVFLDNLLGAALATLVAAGASALAKVSLDASIQDDLPPESIASGFGRSETVLQLSWVLGGAAGVLMPTTYWQGFAFISAILLFGLLQTFISDRGHSLLPGLGGHRPEHAEQEVATTRHTDADRAAQRGKERGSDTKHMQRGTGDAICE; from the coding sequence GTGACTACTCCCCGCGATCCCTCCGGTTCCGACCGCGGTCCGTGGGATGGCGAGGAGTCCCCACCGATCCAGCGTCACCCCGGTTACGACCGCTACCCGCCACCCCACAACCCGCCCCACCGGTCCTCGCTACCGCCCCTGCGACCCGAACCACCGCAACGCCGCGAAGCACCGCCGACCAAGCCGCTGCCCGGCGGATCCGCGAAACCGGCAGACCCGCCGCCGGAGACCGAAATCCCGGCCGAGCCCCAGCGCGTTCCGCGCAAGCTGACCGTCACCCGGGTCGCCGCCATGCGCGGCCGTGAACTCACCTCCCGCGGCGTGGCAACCTTCCAGCGCGCCGCCAAGGCCGACGGCGCCGACAAATCCGGCCTCACCGCGCTGACCTACGCCACCATGGCGAATTTCGCCTTGGACGCCGCGATCGCGGTGGCCCTGGCCAACACACTGTTCTTCGCCAGCGCGACCGCGGAGAGCAAGACCAAAGTCGCGCTGTACCTATTGATTACCATCGCCCCGTTCGCGGTGATCGCCCCGCTCATCGGACCGATGCTGGACCGACTACAGCGCGGCCGCCGCCTCGCACTCGCTACCTCCTTCGCTCTGCGCGTGGTGGTCGCGGTGGTGCTGATCATCGCCTTCGACAGCTGGGCGCTGTATCCGCTCGCCCTGTGCATGATGATCGGCAGTAAATCGTTCTCGGTGCTCAAGAGCGCGGTGACGCCACGCGTACTGCCACCCGAAATCGACTTGGTGCGCACCAACTCTCGGCTCACCGTATTCGGTCTGGTCGGCGGCACCATCGGCGCGGGCGCGGTCGCCGCACTCGCCGCCGCGATCGCCGGCTCCAATGGCGCACTGGTGCTGGCGGCCGCGATCGCGATCGCGGGAACTTTCCTGAGCCTGCGCATCCCACGTTGGGTCGAGGTCACCGAGGGCGAGGTCCCGGCGACCCTCAGCTATCACGCGAAAACCGAAGTGTTCAGTCCGGCAACCGAAGCCACGGTTCCGCCGCGCAAGCGCAGGCAGCCGCTGGGCCGCGCGGTCGTGACCGGACTGTGGGGCAATAGCGCCATTCGCGTCTTGACCGGCTTCCTGACGTTCTATGTGGCCTTCGTCGCCAAGGCAACCGAACACGGCGGCTGGCAGCAGGCCGCCATGCTCGGCGTGGTCGGCGTGGCCGCGGCGATCGGCAATTTCGTCGGCAATGCGACCGGCGCCCGGATCGAACTCGGCAAGCCGTCACTGATCGTGCTGGGCTGCACCGCGGCCTGCTGCGCGGTCGCCCTGCTCGCGGTCTTCCTCGACAATCTGCTCGGCGCCGCATTGGCCACCCTGGTCGCGGCGGGTGCGAGCGCGCTGGCGAAGGTATCGCTGGACGCCTCCATCCAGGACGATCTGCCGCCGGAATCGATCGCGTCCGGCTTCGGCCGGTCCGAGACCGTACTGCAGCTCAGCTGGGTTCTCGGCGGCGCGGCGGGCGTGCTGATGCCGACCACCTACTGGCAGGGTTTCGCGTTCATCTCCGCGATCCTGCTGTTCGGGCTGCTGCAGACCTTCATCAGCGACCGCGGCCACTCCCTGCTGCCCGGCCTCGGCGGCCATCGCCCCGAACATGCCGAGCAGGAGGTCGCGACAACCCGACACACCGACGCCGACCGAGCCGCGCAACGCGGCAAGGAGCGCGGTAGCGACACTAAGCACATGCAACGAGGCACAGGAGACGCGATCTGTGAGTGA